AATGGCTCGTCCCCTTTCCAAAATGATTCGGGATGTGGCATCGCCCAGATCATCCGGTGAACCGAAAAATTCGACCGACAGTCGAACTAGAGGAAAGTTATATCTTGACAACCACTTGTCCTTTCCGAGAAGGGATGCGGTCCTATACTAACCGTGTCCCTGAGGAACGAAGTGTCTCGAAGGGTACGAAAAGCAATACCCTCCGTTCCGCTCAGTTCAGGTAGCCCAGGTTTTTCAACTTCTCGTGCATCTCATCCGACAGATCTTCGGTGATGGAGCGGGGCGGAAAACGGACCTGATAGCCCACGCTTTCGAGCAGCGTCTTGAAGGCTTCGGCGCTCTCGCCGCCCTTGAGTTCCTCAAAGGCGTCGTTTTCTTCCCGCGGGTCGGCCGCCAGATCGAAAATATGGCGGCGGCCGTCGATGCGTTGAATGTATTTGTGGGGCCACCGCACCATGGCGGATTGGCGGGCCCAGGGCAGATCGATCTGGCTGAACAGATCGCGCGGCGTCGCGGGTTGCCCTTCCAGCAGCGGCAACAGGCTGACGCCGTCGGTCTTGCTCATCGGCGGCGCGTGCAGGACATCCGCCAGTGTGGCAAAGATGTCGATCGTCGACACCGGGTCTTTCACCCGGAGGCCGGCGTTTTTTCCTTTGGGCAGCTTGATCATCAGCGGCACGTGAATCTGCGTCTGCATCAGGTTGTTGCCGTGGATCATTTCGCCGTGTTCGTAAAATTCCTCGCCGTGATCGGCGGTGATGATGACGATCGCGTCTTCATAGCCCGGCAGGTTTTTCAGCACTTCGCCCAGGTGCGCGTCCAGCGCCGCCACCTCGGATTCGTAAAGCGCCCGCGCCAACTTGACCAGTTCCGGATCGGCGAAGACGCCTTCGCGAATCAACTCCAGCATGTCCTTGCCGAACACCTTGTCCAGGTTCTTTTTGTAATCGGGCAGGTACTGCGAGATGTACGGTTCCTGCGGCACGTAGGGGTGATGCGGATCGAAGTAGAACAAAAATCCGAAGACGCCCTGGCCGAAGCGGTATTCGGCCGCCAGCCGCGGCACGATGCCCTGCCAGCTCGAGGTCACCCCTTCCTTGTCGACGAACGGATGGCAGACGTATTCGTCGAAGCCTTGCGCAAAACCGTATTTCTCGTCGAGGTGCCCGTTGCCGCTGACGCCATACGTGCGGTAGTTGATCCGTTTGAACAGCTCCGCCAGGGTATTGTAACCGTCCGACAGTTTCTGCTGCGACAGCACCCGCCCGTTTTCCTGCAAGGCTTTGACGCAACCGTGATGAAACGGGTAAAGGCCGGTGATGATGCTGACCATGCTCGGCACGGTCCAACTCGCCGGCGCGATGCAGTTGTCGAATACCACCGCCTGCTTGGCGAAATCGTCCAGCACCGGAGTGGGATGAACGCCGCCGTAACAGCCCAGCGCGTCCGCCCGCAACGTGTCGATGCCGATCAGGTAAACCGGCGTCGGCGCCGGCAGGGCCTGACAGCCGAAAGCCGCCAGCAGCCACAGCAGGATCACAATCGACCAAAACGCCGGCCTCGCGATCGCGGCACTTTTTCGGGACATGGTGTTGCTCCCTCCGAGTAGGCTTATTCCTCCGCCGGCGCGGCGTTCGCGTCCGGGGATTCGGCCGCCGGGGTCGCCGACGAGTCGGCGGCCGGCGGGCCTTCTTCTTCCAGGTCGGGGCCGGCGGTGGGCGGAGCGGGAGCGAGCGATTCGAGGCCCAGGCAGAAACCGCCGGTCTGGCTGGTGAAGCACAATTGGTCGCGCAGGCGATCCAGAGTCAGGTAACGAATCCGCCGGCCGGCTTGAATCGACCAGACTTGCCGCCCCTGCCGGCCGTCGAAGGCATAGGCGGTCAGGGTGCCGGTGAAGAAGTTGCCGACGTACAACAGGTCGCGCCGCGGGTCGAATTGCATGAAGCGCCCGCCGCGCTCGACCGGCAGCGAGGCGATCGGCGCCAGGGTATCGGCGTCGAGCACGCGGATTTCCTTGGCGAAGAGGGACGAGACGAAAACCCGGCGCTGTTTTTCGTCGAGGGCCAGGTTGTACATCAATTTGCCGAAATCGAGCTGGGCGCTGTTGACCTTTTCCAGCGGCCGGTTGCGGACCCGCGCCACCTCGCCGCCCTGGGTGACCAGCAGGACTTCGTGGTCGTGCGGCCGGTCGATCGCCAGGTCGGTGGGCGTGGACGGGAATTCCAGGCGGCCGATTTCCGCCAGGTTGCTGGCGCGCAATTCGAAGAGATAGTCCTTGTTCGCGGCGATCATGTAGAGCCGGTTGTTCTGCCGGTCCAGGCGCAGCAGGCCGACATGCACGCCGTCGAATTTTTCCTTGAGGTAGGTCTTCTGCGGATTGGCGGCGTTGAGCGCCATCACCTCGTTTTCGCCGGGGTTGCCGACAAACAGCGTCCGCGAGGCGCAATCCTGGGCCAGGTTGTCGGTCAGGCCGCCGATCATCGGCACGACCTTGCGCCGGTTCGACGTCGGATCGATCAGGACCAGGCGCGAATAGTAGGTCAGCTTTCCGCCGACATAAAATTTCTCGCCGTCGCACGACGGCACCAGGAACGGCGAGTTGACGCCCAGCAGGCGCGCCCAGCCGCGGCGTTGCCCGTCGTATTGGAAGACCTTGTAGGCGGCCGGATGGCGGCTGATTTCCTCCTGGCCGCCGACGTCGAAATAAAACCAGGCGCCGTGGCTGATCAGCAAGGCCATCATGATGCTGACCGCGAGCGGGGCGCGCGGGAAGTTGTCGCGATCCGGCAGGCGGAAAT
The genomic region above belongs to Myxococcales bacterium and contains:
- a CDS encoding sulfatase, with the protein product MSRKSAAIARPAFWSIVILLWLLAAFGCQALPAPTPVYLIGIDTLRADALGCYGGVHPTPVLDDFAKQAVVFDNCIAPASWTVPSMVSIITGLYPFHHGCVKALQENGRVLSQQKLSDGYNTLAELFKRINYRTYGVSGNGHLDEKYGFAQGFDEYVCHPFVDKEGVTSSWQGIVPRLAAEYRFGQGVFGFLFYFDPHHPYVPQEPYISQYLPDYKKNLDKVFGKDMLELIREGVFADPELVKLARALYESEVAALDAHLGEVLKNLPGYEDAIVIITADHGEEFYEHGEMIHGNNLMQTQIHVPLMIKLPKGKNAGLRVKDPVSTIDIFATLADVLHAPPMSKTDGVSLLPLLEGQPATPRDLFSQIDLPWARQSAMVRWPHKYIQRIDGRRHIFDLAADPREENDAFEELKGGESAEAFKTLLESVGYQVRFPPRSITEDLSDEMHEKLKNLGYLN
- a CDS encoding DUF998 domain-containing protein, with the protein product MTEQKKEFFLRRWFGGIGVGYYLQSLPFSVGMLVMPLVPTVVVAYLLQHGQAPLVGASVLLLTFGYPVLRAKRPRAAWWVGTLVAVGSVFGLVATNLFVGLFFTWYLLLTWALTIAFLVLNWKRLRPWTFAVFAAIVLGHLLSMEILRSLLALFGLGLMALYFRLPDRDNFPRAPLAVSIMMALLISHGAWFYFDVGGQEEISRHPAAYKVFQYDGQRRGWARLLGVNSPFLVPSCDGEKFYVGGKLTYYSRLVLIDPTSNRRKVVPMIGGLTDNLAQDCASRTLFVGNPGENEVMALNAANPQKTYLKEKFDGVHVGLLRLDRQNNRLYMIAANKDYLFELRASNLAEIGRLEFPSTPTDLAIDRPHDHEVLLVTQGGEVARVRNRPLEKVNSAQLDFGKLMYNLALDEKQRRVFVSSLFAKEIRVLDADTLAPIASLPVERGGRFMQFDPRRDLLYVGNFFTGTLTAYAFDGRQGRQVWSIQAGRRIRYLTLDRLRDQLCFTSQTGGFCLGLESLAPAPPTAGPDLEEEGPPAADSSATPAAESPDANAAPAEE